In Melanotaenia boesemani isolate fMelBoe1 chromosome 7, fMelBoe1.pri, whole genome shotgun sequence, a single window of DNA contains:
- the sqstm1 gene encoding sequestosome-1, with protein sequence MSVMIKAYLLGKDEQVKEIRRFAVDQDVSSSFEYLNRKTTEVFPNLKASNFKLFYKDEDGDLVAFSSDDELIMGLSCMKDATFRLFIKEKKEHRRDFPLHAFPPFAFGPPPPPGAPHAPPPHLGPHPTMHPNVTCDGCDGPVVGTRFKCSVCPNFDLCSACQARGAHTEHALLPIWHPLQWFPRGKWMKRMRHCMWNQNQAQTQDQNQEQAGTSRSSAECSTPSASQANVDFLKNIGEGVAAMLSPLGIDVDIDVEHEGQMTKVTPPTQREGEDVEMDGGGEGGASPGPRVSKDSDEEWTHLSSKEVDPSTGELQSLQPRGRDQGPPSGGQQQGPTGLREAALYPHLPQEADPRLVESLALMLSMGFTDEGGWLTRLLQAKNFDIGAALDAIQYAKQPRPQK encoded by the exons ATGTCGGTGATGATTAAAGCCTACCTGTTGGGGAAAGACGAGCAGGTGAAGGAGATCCGGAGGTTCGCTGTGGACCAGGACGTGTCGTCCAGCTTCGAGTATCTAAACAGGAAAACTACTGAAGTGTTTCCGAACCTGAAGGCCTCCAACTTCAAGCTGTTTTACAAAG ATGAAGATGGAGACCTGGTGGCATTTTCTTCTGATGATGAGCTGATCATGGGTCTGAGCTGCATGAAGGACGCCACCTTCCGCCTCTTCATTAAAG AGAAAAAGGAGCACCGTCGGGACTTTCCTCTTCACGCCTTTCCCCCTTTTGCTTTTGGgccccctcctccacctggaGCTCCGCATGCCCCACCCCCTCACCTGGGACCACACCCAACAATGCATCCCAATGTCACCTGTGACGGCTGCGATGGTCCCGTGGTGGGAACTCGCTTCAAGTGTTCAGTGTGTCCGAACTTCGACCTCTGCTCTGCCTGCCAGGCTCGAGGGGCGCACACTGAGCATGCTCTGTTGCCCATCTGGCACCCTTTGCAG TGGTTCCCTCGGGGGAAatggatgaagaggatgagacACTGCAtgtggaaccagaaccaggctcagactcaggaccagaatcaggaGCAGGCTGGAACTTCCAGATCTTCGGCTGAATGCAGCACCCCCTCTG CCTCTCAGGCCAACGTGGACTTCCTGAAGAACATCGGAGAGGGTGTGGCCGCCATGTTGAGCCCGCTGG GTATTGACGTGGACATTGACGTGGAGCACGAAGGTCAAATGACCAAAGTAACTCCTCCCACTCAGCGCGAGGGAGAAGACGTGGAAATGGATGGAGGTGGAGAGGGCGGAGCCAGTCCAGGGCCCAGG GTGAGCAAAGACTCTGATGAGGAGTGGACTCACCTGAGTTCCAAAGAAGTCGATCCGTCCACAGGTGAGCTGCAGTCCCTCCAGCCCAGAGGCCGTGACCAGGGGCCCCCGTCGGGTGGGCAGCAGCAGGGGCCAACAGGTCTGAGGGAGGCGGCTCTTTATCCCCACCTTCCTCAAG AGGCTGACCCCCGCCTGGTGGAGTCTCTGGCGCTCATGCTGTCGATGGGTTTCACCGATGAGGGCGGCTGGTTAACTCGACTCCTTCAGGCCAAGAACTTTGACATCGGAGCTGCTCTGGATGCCATCCAGTATGCCAAGCAGCCCCGCCCACAGAAGTGA
- the rnf4 gene encoding RING finger protein 4 isoform X1, with the protein MSCVQAQRKRASTGNPLVSRTGTKTSRAANARTAARRVASGESAPSTETINVMDNPEDGVEEVVDLTCEASEAAVVDLTSNDSVMLVDEGPLNRRVPAGESYVLSSDEDDDTSPAFNAAAVSSVHTPRSTPGLISCPVCLDLYSEIVESGRLVVSTKCGHVFCSQCLRDALTSSHTCPTCRKKLTSRQYHPLYI; encoded by the exons ATGTCCTGTGTTCAGGCTCAGAGGAAGAGGGCGTCCACAGGAAATCCTCTGGTTTCCAGAACCGGCACCAAGACCAGCAGAGCAGCCAACGCTAGGACAGCAGCTAGAAGGGTGGCATCTGGTGAATCTGCTCCCTCCACAGAGACCATCAACGTGATGGACAACCCTGAGGATG gggtggaggaggtggtggatcTCACCTGTGAGGCATCAGAAGCTGCTGTGGTGGACCTGACGAGCAACGACTCAGTGATG TTGGTGGATGAAG GTCCTCTGAACAGGAGAGTCCCTGCGGGTGAAAGCTATGTGCTGagcagtgatgaagatgatgacacCTCGCCTGCCttcaatgctgctgctgtgtccTCTGTGCACACACCCAG GTCGACTCCGGGGCTGATCAGCTGTCCTGTCTGTCTGGACCTGTACTCTGAG ATTGTCGAGAGCGGCCGATTGGTTGTTTCCACGAAGTGCGGTCATGTGTTCTGCAGCCAGTGTCTGAGAGACGCTCTGACATCATCGCACACCTGTCCCACCTGCAGGAAGAAGCTGACCAGTCGCCAGTACCACCCCCTCTACATCTGA
- the rnf4 gene encoding RING finger protein 4 isoform X2, producing the protein MSSSAQRKRASTGNPLVSRTGTKTSRAANARTAARRVASGESAPSTETINVMDNPEDGVEEVVDLTCEASEAAVVDLTSNDSVMLVDEGPLNRRVPAGESYVLSSDEDDDTSPAFNAAAVSSVHTPRSTPGLISCPVCLDLYSEIVESGRLVVSTKCGHVFCSQCLRDALTSSHTCPTCRKKLTSRQYHPLYI; encoded by the exons ATGAGCAGCTCT GCTCAGAGGAAGAGGGCGTCCACAGGAAATCCTCTGGTTTCCAGAACCGGCACCAAGACCAGCAGAGCAGCCAACGCTAGGACAGCAGCTAGAAGGGTGGCATCTGGTGAATCTGCTCCCTCCACAGAGACCATCAACGTGATGGACAACCCTGAGGATG gggtggaggaggtggtggatcTCACCTGTGAGGCATCAGAAGCTGCTGTGGTGGACCTGACGAGCAACGACTCAGTGATG TTGGTGGATGAAG GTCCTCTGAACAGGAGAGTCCCTGCGGGTGAAAGCTATGTGCTGagcagtgatgaagatgatgacacCTCGCCTGCCttcaatgctgctgctgtgtccTCTGTGCACACACCCAG GTCGACTCCGGGGCTGATCAGCTGTCCTGTCTGTCTGGACCTGTACTCTGAG ATTGTCGAGAGCGGCCGATTGGTTGTTTCCACGAAGTGCGGTCATGTGTTCTGCAGCCAGTGTCTGAGAGACGCTCTGACATCATCGCACACCTGTCCCACCTGCAGGAAGAAGCTGACCAGTCGCCAGTACCACCCCCTCTACATCTGA